The sequence below is a genomic window from Euwallacea similis isolate ESF13 chromosome 1, ESF131.1, whole genome shotgun sequence.
aggAAAACATccctaaaaacttaaaaaaggaCTCTAAATAGACCCAATAAATCTTCGGAAATATTAATAGCTTCCATGGAATTTAAAACTTCCCAGAAAAAGACGCTTCTTATATGCtttgaaaagttgttttggaagtatttagaatttctgtggaactttaaatttcccaaagaaaaacatcTATGACCATAATAGTAAACATGTCCGAGAGACCCAAAAGTCTTTAGAATCATTCGGAATTTTTTTGGTACTGATAATTTCGAGAagaaaatatctctaaaaacttttttaaaatttcattacataTCCTGAAAAGTCTTTAGAAATGCCTGGGAGATCCCTAAAGTCtatagaaaaatttagaagTGCCTGGAATGGAAAATTCCCTGAATAagcatttctttaatttgaaaagcaTATTTACCCGGTTGACATTGAGATACCAAATGacagtttttctaaaatattaacatgaTAACATATTATATATTCGATAATAATTAATGTCACCTAGGAACATCGAGTACAACGACCACCGAGGTTAAACACTGAGACCGGGTTTAGGGTTAGGGTTCTCCACggaaattcattttcaaaaaggtGCCATGTAATGCGTTCATATATGCAAGACATTAGGATACCATTAGCCTTTcaggttttttcaaattaaaccgAAAAAAAGTGGGTTATTAAAAAAGGACAGGAATactcaaaactaaaaaaaaggaataacgataaaaaaatttttataaatgtttgattttaccatatttatttattgaactaGTGTTAAAGGTCATCATCTCTAACTCCATAAATCGTTGCTATCACAAATGGAAAGCGATAACTGCGATTTGCAAATTACAGAGGGAAACAATAACAACATAATCGGCAATTCATGTATGTACTTATACAATATAATTGAGTATCGAACGATACGACAATTATAGGCTTCGATTTGTGACCTTGAAGCGACTATTTTTGCATTCCGGAAAAAGCAATCTTTGTGCTATATGTGCATGTAACACACAATTCGAATGCAATGCTAAATACACGGCAGGATCTATCATGTCGCCCTGGTGCATTATTACAAATATCATTATCATTCAAGGTTGATAAATCAAAATGTGCTCATTCACGATCTTAAAGTTTAGTGTAATACCGGAAGTGTCTAATTCCGTCACATGAGTAATGATTCAATTTACTACCACCGATTAGTTAGATGCTCCTCATCTGCATTCATCAACACTGAAGCATTTTACCATTCAACGCACAGTTGGAAACATTCCGCAATTCAATGAAATACTGAGTATACACCAAAGTGTGCATGATGAACGACTGTTTGATATTCATACATTATAGGGCCGGGTAGAGCATTACCATATCAGTATTCGGTACTCAGCAGGTTAGAAGTATGTGAATATAATGTGCCGGAGTTAAATTGTATAACTTGACAACGAAGAGTTCATTGATCGCGAATGACCGAGCCTTCCGAGGACTCGTAAGATAGTGAATTAATACAATGTCACATGTAACTCATGAACGATTCATTAGGTGTTTGTAAACGGGAATTTGTTGGCTCGTTTACCGGCTATTGGTAAGTCGGCCTACGACTGGTAAGTCGATTGTTCTGCACAGAAATGGAGACTGGGACATATGGCTGCCGGTTGCggcttttaacattttttctactGTAACAAATGGTCGTTGAGGTATGCCCTGACTTTGAATTATTTGCTTAACAACGGGCATGTCTGAGATGAGCTTCAGATGATCCGCTTCAGTGAGTATTATTGTCTGTCATGTTCGCCATTTAATCGCATGTGTTGTgcacataaattatttataaagacTGGTTTTCTCAGTCAAAGTGCCGTAAAATGACAGTTGCgtcaaataaacttttatttagcTTGCGTCATGTTAACGCCATGGCATTACTATGAGGCCACATGTGCTCTTTCCAAACCGTAAATTACGCGACAGGTTCTTTCGAATTTAGATTATCAAGAAAGTTATCCAAATGATTATCATGCTCGTATattgaaaaaacacaaaacacTACTTACACATTATTGCAAAGGGCTAGGATGTTAATGCTCAGAGCACGAATACAATTCTACAGATGTAAAGAATTCATCTTTAAAAGTGATATAAATTCTACACGTGggattatatttaaaacagttgtatgatttaatataataaacaaaaaaacttatttatataCATCTTTCAAttgcatttcaaaaaatctcaCGAGTTTCGAGCATTGAATAATAATACTAACAATGTAGCTACAAAGACAGTAATAAGTCTGTACTACAAATTACAGATGTAACCCCAAAACCCAAatgaaaactcaaaaaatatcataagtAAAATTCCTTGCGATTGTGAGAAATCTTATATTGGCAGCAcctctaaaatttcattagaaataGAGGCTTTCATAGGTCAAATATATATCAGCACGCCTTTGATAATGGTCATAGAATTAAATCAAACAATACTTGCGTGGTTACTAAGGTACCATTATCAGAGAAGCGTAAAAAAGAAGGTGCATATATTTTACCTAATGAAAACTGATGCGTAGCCTCTTGTTCAGTGAGCATGGATAACACTTGATTTCTTATGCTTGAGCAAGAGGTCAATCTTGAacacataaaaagaaactgatCACTAAAGTAAGAGTAGAGAGTAAATACCAACAcagacaataaaattaaagaaaaaagataagTTAGTTAGAGTAGTTTTTGGAATCATGGTGAAAAATCGTCATTCCGTAGCCTTTGAGGAAaggaatttactattttatatttcagttagttttaacttaGAACAGTGCGCAATTCCACTGTTTCGATAACCTCTTTGTACGAGGCGTTcttcataaacaaaataaaatacaaaatgggTAATTCGCCTCAAAGGTATAGAGCACATTTGTTGCCTTTgactttttattaatataagaaatattacaCATTATGCACTAAAACTAAAGTTATgaataaactaattttcaaccataaaataaacttaaaaaaataaattaattaacaaaccCTGaatttcagaacttttttatcaGTCTTTCAGTCAATTTTTAACTCCTCATCGTCAGTTGATGAATTGCTCAGGAAAGGCCTTTTGGCTTGTTCGCTGTTGTTTTCCTCCACTAGTTCCTCCGCCAAACCAATGATAATCTCCCGGAACACCAAACCGTCTAAATTCTTAGCCAAATACTTGAGAAACAGCCAATCTGTGTAGCTACAGTACCGTGAGACAGTCAAAACATCCCATGGGTTAATTTTGCCTGGACACGTGTAAGCGAACACCATTTTGTTGAAAGCTTTACTTTTGGCGTGCAAAAGTACTGTCAGCaatcttaaaagaaaaacattttgagaCGCGGTTTTTAACTCGAGTGAGGTCAAAATGACGTAGATTAATGGCGAATTGATAAGCGCGcacgtcattttgacgtcagATCAAGTGTGAATCTCACAGCTGTGCTCCAGATTTACCTCCATATTAAACCAAGGGCTGTAAGGATGAACAGGATGACAAACCAGAACCAAAGAAAAGTGTAGATTTTGTCGTTGATGACGTTTAGGGCCATGATGCACATTGCGTCATGCCACTGGATTGATCCAGAAGGGCCGTATTTGTAGAAGGTGCATTTAGTTACCtgtaacaattattttattgtgatttttttatgaatcttgaataaattgctaaaaaaCAATTCCTACAGACTtgtgaacaaattttaatttgcacttcatccattttttttacttatttttttatgaattctcGTAAATTCTTTACAAGATATATCGCATATTTCCCGTTAATAAACCTCGTTCATCGTCAGAAATGCAGCAATTTccattgtaaatttttattaatctaTGCGTGATGCGCCATGATTACTGCATAATCCGTTTTAATTCCGTTTTTTACATTCTTATACACATCGTCTTTTACattattatgtatattttcatAGTGTTCGTAAATTTGTAGTATAAGTGGGATTAAAATATAATGATGAGcattatttttgtatagtAACAATGGATTAAACAGAAAATCCAGAATTGAAGAACGTCATGCGATCAAGTAGCATATTTTTGAGAGATTATCTcgaatatcaataaaaaaatatctgaaaacaATGGATTTATCGGAGATCAAATTCATCAACATTGGAACTATGTCACTCAATCAAAAATTCATCTTGTCAACAGAGCTATAAATAGCGCTTATACCTTAGGAAAAACTTCGTCCAAAGGATCCACACTAGACTCCAGACCTCTCTTCCACACATCTGATCCTAAATGCAAGAACTGCCCACTGAGAAACTCGTTTGTGATGTAGATTTGAAgaataacattgaaaaaattgaggcTTTCGCAGAAAACTAGGTTCAAAGACCACGATCCACTGATATAAAGTCGATCTATGAAGGCCTTTCTTATAATCTCGATTTTCTTCTCCCTGAGATATTACTAATTTGTATAATGAAACTTGAAAGTGTCTATACtaacttttcttgttttgtGGGTATGTTTTTGCTGGAAATTTTAAGATTCTTGTCTTCAAGAGAAAATGCTGCCAGTTCCAAGCCATCCACCAAATACTTGATTCTGCCATctgaaatttcaagaaaaattgcatttgcaGATTATTTTATCCGAAAAGTACCTTCCAGCTTTTTCCACAATAAATGGGTGAGGTAGAACATGATGGCTTGCCCAAAAAGGACGAAAGGGACCCATTGGTAGTAGGCGTGATGTTTGACTTGGTCTGTAGAGTTAATGCCATAAGAACCCACTCCTGGATGAGGGATATAACCCTTATCGACAAGTCGTGAGTCCAAATCTTTAacctgaaattttcaaaaatgttctcACGACCTCTTATGTAACACAGCCCATATATGCAATTAAAAGCATACAAATTTTACCGTTTAAATTATAATGAATAATGCGTGCGTCTATTACCTTATTCAAGGTTGTTTTAATATAACCTTTTGAGACAAGTATACTAGACCTGATTAGTCCACTTTACTAAAATTTaactacttaaaaatattcgtaATAGTTGGTTGAATTGGATTATTTTTCGACTGATTAATGAACGCGTTTCTTTAATACGTACAAAATCGTtcattaatgaaaacatatatttaattattgtaaattaccAGGTATATTAAAAGCGaataaaaatctcaattacATTAACGCGTAAGCGTAGCGAACATGTCAATTGTCTTAGATGTTTTAACGCGTTCACTACGCTCACGCGTTAAcatatttcaactttaactCTCTGTTTTTGACATACCAAAGTGAATGTGGTAGTAAAGAAGCAATAAGTGTCCATGACATTCGCGGGTACTCCTCCATCTGCGATGCAATGTATGTGTTCACCGATGTACTGTCTCGAACAAACAAGAATGGTCGACACCATCAAGAAGGTAAACGTTACTCGGTAGTGCAACTTAAAAATCCAATTGTCAATAGATTGACTCTGGGTTGTCAACCTCTTGACAAAGGGCACGACTCCTTCGAAGGTTTTGATCATATTTGGATATTCAATCTTCTGCAACATTACATTTTCGTTATTCCAACTTATGtttaaccctgtatacatacaATAAGGCAGTTCGGTGCTGCGCCCGGTTGCCTGCTTACCATTTGATCCGCCACtgattataaaataaattttcgccAAAACAAGAAACGTCAACatacaatttttctacaagCGTGCGGTAAGATAGCTTTACCTCACACATTTGCGAGCAAAAAGGACCGTACATGTGCGATAAAATGCTACCAAATTATCACGGCAATGGTTATCATGGATATTGATAGTTTATAAATCgttatttaacaatattgCTATGGGCCAGGTAGTGTCATGCCAAtagagtaataaaaattaataatatcttttattttaaattattattttttgcagtATATCCTCTTTTTTTGCACATTTAAGCATATCATTTCTAGGCTTTACTTAAATTTACAGAGTTCATACTTTTAGAAACAGGGATGTGCTATTCCTAATCTAAACAagtattatataataattcaagTGCTACAGCTGTGGTTTTGTAACCGCTTTTCATCGAATAATGTATATTAATAGTAATTAATAGCTCACAGAACACTAGGAAAAACCATAAGGTCAAACGTCCaaaggtaaaaaattgaagccTTCAGTTCTGACAACAAATTCCAGGATGTGAATTACTAAATACATTACTTTTGAAGTAGATATGCGATATACACTCATATAAGTATAACCTTTGTAAGTGCTTATTGAGCATATTTTCGGGGTTAAATGAATCCATCATTAAATTAGAACGATTTACACCGttggcaatatttttaaaaatcgtttcaATAGTATACCGGGTGCTTTTtggcaattattttattgaaaattgttgaataattaattttgtggtTTAGCCAAATAGGtcccaattttttaattttaaataggacaccctatatatttttatatatttgaaatctAGCAATTATTGCGGCCCCTATTGGATATTACTTCTgggttttttcttttattttcctaGAAGTGTCTTGATAAACAGTGTTAGCTGTCAGTGTTCCCGTGATTATGACAATTTTTACAGAGATTATGTAGGGGATGAACACGTTTCATCTTTTTATGACGTGTTTTGCTAATAATATGGATcagcaattatttataataaacatGCAATGCATTACAAATGCAAATGCAATTCGCAATTTTTCTAGtttaactttcttttttatttttaaatggcaacatTTTGAAACGCCTGCTAAatcgaaatatgaaaattaaatcactcTGATGCGgaatatgaacatttttaaagacacTAAAATTCCTTCTCATGAATAATTGTCTTTGATGTGTTAATATACTGAGTGTGAAACAAGTCTGATAACTCTTGTCCAATGTAACAATGGAATTTGTGTTTGACAAGTGTCAAGGTGGTCGCGCCATGACAAGTATGTGCTTAAGTAGAAACAAAGCCGATATTCAATCATGTGAAATGTGTCAGAGAGACCTATTGGTAGTACAACATTATTATAGGTTGTAACATTATCAGTTGCGCACCTATTCCTATTAATCCTACAATCATTGTCATGTCTTCGATATGACTCAATACTGTTATGTTGTCAGTTTACAATATGAATATATTATCGTTATCATTAACCTTTAATAAGTTGGTTACAAATCTATATTTCTTGAGCTGAATCATTTCATGAACATCAacaattactttgtttttcatttttgaaccGCATGTTTCAATTAAGTTTTACGTGGGGGAATTATCCTTTTACCCACTTTCTTGAATCTGTTCAATCAACTATATTTTGCATTCTTTATATAACGGTGTCACAATAAATCTggatataataaataataaaactaaccATTAATAACAAGAGGTAAGAGTTGTGTAACGGGTTTGCCACTGTTTAAAACTCCaacacattttcaattatatagggtgttccattgaaaactttccacCACGTCTATTTTAgacaattgcaaaaatatcgtAAAACACCAAGACACGTCAGGTCTGGTTTCGAGGACACATGATGGCgcggattttaaatttattgaaataaccTCCTCTATGGCAGTGAAATCGgctttataatttcaaatgatATCATGGGTCGAATGACctctcattttaaaggtaataaaattttctttgacctaatatcgcattttttaatttttgactaccagttctgagaaaaataacgCCCAAAGTACCTATCCATACAATTagataaaattatacattattttgttattaattaaacgtTCAAAACGATTTCCCCCCACCTCCATGCAGTAAAATAAACGTTACCCCATATTTCTTCGAACAATTCCAAGAACTTCAGAGGTGATTAGAcgacaattttcaattatctgtCTTTTTAATTCTTCCAGGGAATCCAGTTAGgttagatacattttttattttaagtgactccacaaaaaaattaagtggtGTTAAGTCAGGTGACCTTGGTGGCCACTCAATGAATTCTCGACGACCTTTCCAGAGATTGAGAAaattttcatccaaaaattGTCGTACTGCTACTGTAAAATGCGGAGGCGCGTTATTCTGTTGAAACcgttttctaaaatgttttcatagTCGATAGCCTCCACAATCATCGAGTAGATATGAGTTTCCAGAAGATCGAAGTACAATTTCCCATTGAGATTTTCTAGAATAAAAAGTCCGATTACTTGGTCACCGAGAATTCCAGCCCAAGCGTTCAGCTTTTGAGAGTATTAAGAGTGTTCTTTTCTGAAAAGCCTCGGATGGGATTTACTTCAGTATCGACAGTTATGGCGATTAACCAATCCATTAACGAAGAAGGTATATACTTCCGAAAAACAAATCgaggaaaataaattgaaattagcCACAAGTCTATTAATCAACACTTTCCAAACTGAAACTTCTGGTAATTtgtgtatatttaaaatgtgatttaCTTCCATTTGGCCAATTGCAACGATTTCGAGGGGTTCATTTTTGACCGCATTTTCAGATTATCGCTTTTTAGTATACACAGATACTGTTTCTGGAAATTTTCGTACCAAAAGAATTGCGAAAACATGGGAAGCAGTCTTCTACGGGTAcgtttcattcaaaatttgtgCTGTTATTTGAAAGTAGTCGTTGCGTAATAACAtcttaaacaatatttttgcgtcgattcttttattaaagtaaaaattgatgtcatgataatgaaaaaagtttgctTATTCGGGTCCATAAAagagatttaataaatatttcgttGCATCTTCTGTATGCTTTGGGcgttatttttctcagaaccggtgttcaaaattaatttaactttgaaCACCagttgaattaaattaaattaaaaaattgggtGTTACGTTACAGAGAATTTTATTACCATTAAAATGACGAATTACTGGACCCATGGGCTTATTTAAAGTTCCAAAGCTGATTGCATCCCCACAGAGgggaattatttcaataaatttaaaatctgcGCCATCATATGGTCCCCTCGAAACTAAATTGACATGTCTTGACGgtttaggatatttttacaaataactgcagtgaaaagtttttgttggaacaccctgtatatttaaaccTGTTTGCGGGGTAGCATGTCACTCAGCAAACATCGCAACGGTTACGCAACTGTGGACTCCGCTGAATCCGACCATTGAcaagaacaatttttaatgttagtGCTTCAGATCGATTTTAATCTTTGGGAAGAATGGCCATATTTGTAATAATCAATGCTgtcagcaataaaaaaaaatcataagatAGCTTATCCTCATGGGTGGTATATCTAGTAATGATTAACTTAGGAAAAAATCTCTACAGAATGTGTATAAACATGCAGCAGTGGCATATAGAACTTACCCACTAAACAAAACACAGGGGAAAATCTCACAAGTACAGTTTGGCCACTGCGCGGCATTCACTGAAAACCGTATGGTTCGGTTTAATTTACCTAATCAATTAATTACAACAACCGCCACTCTGAACCTCTGAACTGTCATCAATTTAGAGTATAACATACATGAATCAGTTGGTATGGCTTTGACTGCTCTGGTGTAAGGACAATCGAGAGATCTGTCATGTGCATTAACTCCTCTACTGATAAGAATACgattaaaatgtatattattgcatgtTTGGCGTCTTGATGGAACAATGTTGCTTCAGAGTTGAAGCTTGTTTTATGGACGTATTGTTGAGGTTGATGTTCTTCTATTTATGTTGGTTTTGTTTGAGAATTACCTAAATTCCATTGGCTAAAGTAGTAGAAAGATGAATATgcgattaaaaaaacaacaaagaaTCCCAACcgttttttagatatttgaaaaaaactgaaaattttcatcacGAACGTCATTTGGTTTTTCCCTAAACAATTTACATGACAGCTGCCAAAGTGtcatttcatcaaaatcatttctttattgaatattttaatctttatGCAAATGATGAATTATCTTCTCTTTTTCATCAATACTGAAGGTTCGAAAATTCCGAAACACGAGGCGATagagaacatttttattgcgaCCAAGATATTTAGGGCAAAAATGACGGTTCAGTTTGACAGTTAGGACAGTTGTGAAATGAAGATGCTCTAAAATTTCCTAACGAATTTCCAAGTCGAGTATTAAGTTTCCGGCACATTGCACACAATCGCGATGTGTTAGTATGTGAAATTGGAAATAccacatttatttccattattttgacGAAATATGACTTTTATATGAAATCGAATGATTGATTCTTTTACCCCTCAATTGCTTATTCTTCTTAGAACCGACGCTTGTAAGCTATATGTCACTTGTCTGAGAACTAAAAAAACTCACAACGAATATATCCGATTACAATCTGCTTACCCAAGGTATCACCCAATTCAATTAGctaaaattattacaataaaatatttctttatctTACAAGCGTGTTTTGTCATTTTACAAACACTCACTATTCTAATGAAAACGGAGTGTTATTTCTACTTGACACAAGGATTCAATTAGAGGTGCCAGTCATAGTGAAATGGTTGTTAAAGGTTTTCGGTAcctattataatttttatatatgttttttgaaagaaaatagacaaattctacaaaatggaaaactaaTGTGTTTCACATGTTTACTATAAGCTTTGATATGCACTGTCGTCAACTGTATAATTGTTAACTGACACATACTAAAATGCATGTAACCAGTGTAATTTAAGATTAAACGTTTAACTGTATTTTAAAGTTGTAGAAAAGGAAGAAATGtcttttctgaaaaaaatacaacagTAGTGATTAAAGTCGCTTATACTATAGCCTAAAAAAGTCGCTCTTCACCTTGGAAAACAGATGTTTTCCTCGTGTATACATAGTAGGTAGTAACGGTGACCGAATTTGACATGCACGTAAGGTTAAAGTCCTAGCaactgtcaaattttattaagcatGTACTAActatagaaatttatttttattccgATATTCAGGTATTTTTGCCCTTTT
It includes:
- the Inx7 gene encoding innexin inx7; its protein translation is MKKKIEYPNMIKTFEGVVPFVKRLTTQSQSIDNWIFKLHYRVTFTFLMVSTILVCSRQYIGEHIHCIADGGVPANVMDTYCFFTTTFTLVKDLDSRLVDKGYIPHPGVGSYGINSTDQVKHHAYYQWVPFVLFGQAIMFYLTHLLWKKLEDGRIKYLVDGLELAAFSLEDKNLKISSKNIPTKQEKEKKIEIIRKAFIDRLYISGSWSLNLVFCESLNFFNVILQIYITNEFLSGQFLHLGSDVWKRGLESSVDPLDEVFPKVTKCTFYKYGPSGSIQWHDAMCIMALNVINDKIYTFLWFWFVILFILTALGLIWRLLTVLLHAKSKAFNKMVFAYTCPGKINPWDVLTVSRYCSYTDWLFLKYLAKNLDGLVFREIIIGLAEELVEENNSEQAKRPFLSNSSTDDEELKID